Proteins encoded together in one Dasypus novemcinctus isolate mDasNov1 chromosome 9, mDasNov1.1.hap2, whole genome shotgun sequence window:
- the MXRA8 gene encoding matrix remodeling-associated protein 8 isoform X2 — protein sequence MELPARVLLWKLALLQSSMVLLCSGTSRPATADSSVVSESAVRWAAGARAVLRCQSPRMVWTQDRLHDRQRVVHWDLSGGPGPARRLVDMYSAGEQRVYEPRDRGRLLLSPSAFQDGNFSLLIRAAEETDEGLYTCNLHHHYCHLYESLAVRLEVTDDPRAAGAHWDGKKEVLVVERGAPALLTCVNRAHVWTDRHLEEAQQVVHWDRQPPGVPHDRADRLLDLYASGERRAYGPPFLHERVAVGADAFARGDFSLRIDPLEPADEGTYSCHLHHHYCGLHERRVFHLRVTEPAADPPPRARPGNGSSGGAPGPDPTRARGGGSVINVFVPEPRAPSSPPLGYVLAALLLVALLLVASVLATRLRRRGGYEYSNPKGKPQGKDGDLAEFAVASVGQAFYRSEEIHLDYKNNILKERAELARGPLPAKHVDLDKEFRKEYCK from the exons ATGGAGCTGCCCGCCCGCGTCCTGCTCTGGAAACTTGCACTTCTGCAGA GCTCCATGGTCCTTCTGTGCTCAG ggaccTCCCGGCCGGCGACGGCGGACAGCTCGGTGGTGTCCGAGTCGGCTGTGCGCTGGGCTGCGGGGGCCCGTGCCGTGCTGCGCTGCCAGAGCCCGCGCATGGTGTGGACGCAGGACCGACTGCACGACCGCCAGCGCGTGGTCCACTGGGACCTCAGCggcggccccggccccgcgcggCGGCTGGTGGACATGTACTCCGCGGGCGAGCAGCGCGTGTACGAGCCGCGCGACCGCGGCCGCCTGCTCCTGTCGCCCTCCGCCTTCCAGGACGGCAACTTCTCGCTGCTCATCCGCG CGGCGGAGGAGACGGACGAGGGGCTGTACACCTGCAACCTGCACCATCACTATTGCCACCTCTACGAGAGCCTGGCCGTCCGCCTCGAGGTCACCGACGACC CCCGGGCCGCTGGCGCGCACTGGGATGGCAAGAAGGAGGTGCTGGTGGTGGAGCGCGGCGCGCCAGCGCTTCTGACCTGCGTGAACCGCGCGCACGTGTGGACCGACCGGCACCTGGAGGAGGCGCAGCAGGTGGTGCACTGGGACCGGCAGCCGCCGGGGGTGCCGCACGACCGCGCCGACCGCCTGCTCGACCTCTACGCGTCGGGCGAGCGCCGCGCCTACGGGCCGCCCTTCCTGCACGAGCGCGTGGCGGTGGGCGCGGACGCCTTCGCGCGCGGCGACTTCTCGCTGCGCATCGACCCGCTGGAGCCGGCGGACGAGGGCACCTACTCCTGCCACCTGCACCACCACTACTGCGGCCTGCACGAGCGCCGCGTCTTCCACCTGCGAGTCACCGAGCCCGCCGCGGACCCGCCCCCGCGGGCGCGGCCCGGCAACGGCTCCAGCGGCGGCGCCCCGGGCCCAG ACCCCACGCGGGCGCGCGGCGGCGGCAGCGTCATCAATGTCTTCGTGCCGGAGCCCCGCGCGCCGTCCTCGCCGCCGCTGGGCTACGTGCTGGCCGCGCTCCTGCTCGTCGCGCTGCTGCTGGTCGCCAGCGTCCTGGCCACGCGTCTGCGCCGCCGCGGAG GCTATGAGTACTCGAACCCGAAGGGGAAGCCCCAGGG gaaggacGGGGACCTGGCCGAGTTCGCTGTGGCCTCAGTGGGGCAGGCTTTTTACAGGAGTGAGGAGATCCACCTCG ATTACAAAAATAACATCCTGAAGGAGAGGGCCGAGCTGGCCCGGGGCCCCCTGCCGGCCAAGCACGTGGACCTGGACAAAG AATTCAGGAAGGAATACTGCAAATAA
- the MXRA8 gene encoding matrix remodeling-associated protein 8 isoform X1 produces the protein MELPARVLLWKLALLQSSMVLLCSGTSRPATADSSVVSESAVRWAAGARAVLRCQSPRMVWTQDRLHDRQRVVHWDLSGGPGPARRLVDMYSAGEQRVYEPRDRGRLLLSPSAFQDGNFSLLIRAAEETDEGLYTCNLHHHYCHLYESLAVRLEVTDDPRAAGAHWDGKKEVLVVERGAPALLTCVNRAHVWTDRHLEEAQQVVHWDRQPPGVPHDRADRLLDLYASGERRAYGPPFLHERVAVGADAFARGDFSLRIDPLEPADEGTYSCHLHHHYCGLHERRVFHLRVTEPAADPPPRARPGNGSSGGAPGPDPTRARGGGSVINVFVPEPRAPSSPPLGYVLAALLLVALLLVASVLATRLRRRGGYEYSNPKGKPQGKDGDLAEFAVASVGQAFYRSEEIHLGEDYKNNILKERAELARGPLPAKHVDLDKEFRKEYCK, from the exons ATGGAGCTGCCCGCCCGCGTCCTGCTCTGGAAACTTGCACTTCTGCAGA GCTCCATGGTCCTTCTGTGCTCAG ggaccTCCCGGCCGGCGACGGCGGACAGCTCGGTGGTGTCCGAGTCGGCTGTGCGCTGGGCTGCGGGGGCCCGTGCCGTGCTGCGCTGCCAGAGCCCGCGCATGGTGTGGACGCAGGACCGACTGCACGACCGCCAGCGCGTGGTCCACTGGGACCTCAGCggcggccccggccccgcgcggCGGCTGGTGGACATGTACTCCGCGGGCGAGCAGCGCGTGTACGAGCCGCGCGACCGCGGCCGCCTGCTCCTGTCGCCCTCCGCCTTCCAGGACGGCAACTTCTCGCTGCTCATCCGCG CGGCGGAGGAGACGGACGAGGGGCTGTACACCTGCAACCTGCACCATCACTATTGCCACCTCTACGAGAGCCTGGCCGTCCGCCTCGAGGTCACCGACGACC CCCGGGCCGCTGGCGCGCACTGGGATGGCAAGAAGGAGGTGCTGGTGGTGGAGCGCGGCGCGCCAGCGCTTCTGACCTGCGTGAACCGCGCGCACGTGTGGACCGACCGGCACCTGGAGGAGGCGCAGCAGGTGGTGCACTGGGACCGGCAGCCGCCGGGGGTGCCGCACGACCGCGCCGACCGCCTGCTCGACCTCTACGCGTCGGGCGAGCGCCGCGCCTACGGGCCGCCCTTCCTGCACGAGCGCGTGGCGGTGGGCGCGGACGCCTTCGCGCGCGGCGACTTCTCGCTGCGCATCGACCCGCTGGAGCCGGCGGACGAGGGCACCTACTCCTGCCACCTGCACCACCACTACTGCGGCCTGCACGAGCGCCGCGTCTTCCACCTGCGAGTCACCGAGCCCGCCGCGGACCCGCCCCCGCGGGCGCGGCCCGGCAACGGCTCCAGCGGCGGCGCCCCGGGCCCAG ACCCCACGCGGGCGCGCGGCGGCGGCAGCGTCATCAATGTCTTCGTGCCGGAGCCCCGCGCGCCGTCCTCGCCGCCGCTGGGCTACGTGCTGGCCGCGCTCCTGCTCGTCGCGCTGCTGCTGGTCGCCAGCGTCCTGGCCACGCGTCTGCGCCGCCGCGGAG GCTATGAGTACTCGAACCCGAAGGGGAAGCCCCAGGG gaaggacGGGGACCTGGCCGAGTTCGCTGTGGCCTCAGTGGGGCAGGCTTTTTACAGGAGTGAGGAGATCCACCTCGGTGAGG ATTACAAAAATAACATCCTGAAGGAGAGGGCCGAGCTGGCCCGGGGCCCCCTGCCGGCCAAGCACGTGGACCTGGACAAAG AATTCAGGAAGGAATACTGCAAATAA